The nucleotide sequence TCTTGTTTCTTCTCGTCTTGCTTCCTCTCGTCTCGTTTCCTCTCGTTTTGTTTCCTCTCGTCTTGTTTCCTCCTGTCTGTCCTCTCGTCCTCGTTCCTCTTTTCTCCCCTCTATGGTTTCCTcccctcctcatctcctctttCCCTCTTCCATGTCTCCTCTCCTACCCTCTTATctttcttctgatcttttttccttttcttgtttattgtcatctccttttctcttgttttttttctcctctcctctggttTCCTCTTGTCTCGTTTCCTCTCTTATTCCCCTCTTCATATCTCCTCTCCTACCCTCTTGTCTTTCTTCTCATCTTATTTCCTCTTGTTCCCCCCTCTCTTAATTCTCATTTCCTCTTCACTTGTTTTCTTCTGTCCTCTCCACTTTCCTTCTTGTCTTGTTTCCTCTCATCTTCCCCCTTCtcccctctttttccttctcctgTGTCATTCCTCTCCTCTTGTCCTGTTTCCTTTCCTcttgtttcctcctctcctcatcTCTTGTTTCTGTCTCCGTGccgtttcctctcctctcttcgtTCTCCCACTCCTCTCACATCtgacttcctcctcctcttcatcacttcctcctcctcttcatcacttCCTCCCCACCTGTCAGGAGGAGCCAGCTGGAGGCTCAGCTGAAGCTGTTTGAGTTCTTCTATGACTGTGAGGAGGTGGAGGCCTGGCTGTATGAGCGCTGGTTGGGACTGCAGACAGCCGGACTTGGGAGAGACCTGACCCACATCCAGCTAGCCCAACACCGACACAAGGTACTGTCCACATCCAGCTAGCCCAACACCGACACAAGGTACTGTCCACATCCAGCTagcccaacacagacacaaggtaCTGTCCACATCCAGCTGGCCCAACACCGACACAAGGTACTGTCCACACAGCTAGCCCAACACCGACACAAGGTACTGTCCAAATCCAGCTAGCCCAACACCGACACAAGGTACTGTCCACATCCAGCTagcccaacacagacacaaggtaCTGTCCACATCCAGCTAGCCCAACACCGACACAAGGTACTGTCCACATCCAGCTggcccaacacagacacaaggtaCTGTCCACATCCAGCTAGCCCAACACCGACACAAGGTACTGTCCACATCCAGCTagcccaacacagacacaaggtaCTGTCCACATCCAGCTGGCCCACAGAGACACAAGGTACTGTCCACATCCAGCTAGCCCAACACCGACACAAGGTACTGTCCACATCCAGCTggcccaacacagacacaaggtaCTGTCCACATCCAGCTAGCCCAACACACCGACACAAGGTACTGTCCACATCCAGCTagcccaacacagacacaaggtactgtccacatccagctggcccaacacagacacaaggtactgtccacatccagctagcccaacacagacacaaggtaCTGTCCACATCCAGCTAGCCCAACACCAACACAAGGTACTGTCCACATCCGCTagcccaacacagacacaaggtactgtccacatccagctagcccaacacacacaaggtactgtccacatccagctggcccaacacagacacaaggtactgtccacatccagctagcccaacacacacaaggtactgtccacatccagctagctcaacacagacacaaggtactgtccacatccagctggcccaacacagacacaaggtactgtccacatccagctggcccaacacagacacaaggtactgtccacatccagctagaccaacacagacacaaggtactgtccacatccagctggcccaacacagacacaaggtactgtccacatccagctagtccaacacagacacaaggtaCTGTCCCATCCAGCTagcccaacacagacacaaggtactgtccacatccagctggcccaacacagacacaaggtactgtccacatccagctggcccaacacagacacaaggtactgtccacatccagctggcccaacacagacacaaggtaCTGTCCACCTCCAGCTGTCAGTTAAGTTGTCGTACTAAGCAGAATCCTTTCCTGATGTCTCTTTAGGGGCTCTGTAATTTTCTTGTACTTGTTGTTTTGATTGTACTCTGAATTGATGTGTATTTGTACTCTGATTACTTCATGCCAGGCGTTGGAGGCGGAGCTCCAGGCCCAGGAGTCCCTGTACCAGGGCGTTCTGGGCCGGGGTCAGGACctgctgtccaatcagagtccTCCCAGTCAGCGAGCCATCCAGAAGTGGATCCGGACCCTGAAGAAGCAGTGGAGCCACCTGACCGAGGAGACGGTGGTGCACCGCGACCGCCTGCACGCCGCCGCCGCCATCAAAcaggtagaagaagaagaaccgcCATCTGTTGGCAGCATGTAGCTTAGCTATTGATTAGCACAACaaatatgcatttaaattaAGCATATCTAAGTATTTTGGggcggcagtagctcagtcaggggggagttgggttgggaactggagggttgctggttcaagacTCCATACGAACCAAAGTACGGTGGGCACTGCCAagatgctcttgagcaaggcaccaaacccacAACTGCTCGGgaagaggcctcggggaagacccaggactaggtggagggacgtccagctgggaggaggtctcggggaagacccaggactaggtggaaggtccagctgggaggaggccccggggaagacccaggactaggtggagggacgtccagctgggaggaggcctcggggaagacccaggactaggtggagggacgtccagctgggaggaggctccagggaagacccaggactaggtggagggacgtccagcagGGAGGAGGCCCCCGGGATGACCCAGGAccaggtggagggacgtccagcagggaggaggcctcggggaagacccaggactaggtggagggacgtccagctgggaggaggcctcggggaagacccaggactaggtggagggacgtccagcagggaggaggcctcgggggagtcccaggactaggtggagggacgtccagctgggaggacgcctcggggaagacccaggactaggtggagggacgtccagctgggaggaggcctcggggaagacccaggactaggtggagggacgtccagctgggaggaggcccctgggaagacccaggactaggtggagggacgtccagctgggaggaggcccctgggaagacccaggactaggtggaaggacgtccagctgggaggaggccctggaagacccaggactaggtggagggacgtccagctgggaggaggcccctgggaagacccaggactaggtggagggacgtccagctgggaggaggcccctgggaagacccaggactagggggagggacgtccagctgggaggaggcctcggggaagacccaggactaggtggaggcctcggggaagacccgggaCTAGGTAGagggtccagctgggaggaggcctcggggaagaatCTATCTATAtgttatgtctcattccaacgagttaatgaacccctgaaacgattttggaaacattatttcaaGGTTGTTGGATCGATCGattttgaaatcaatcaatatcaataaataaggttaATGAGCTCTGTTGTGTAGCTATGTTGCAGAGTGGGATGTCATCAATGACAAAGCAATGTCATGTGGAAGAAAAAGTCGTATTACTTTAACtgagcgcccccccccccccccaaaaaaagaaccGAGCTCCGAGGGTCAAAATTACTTATTTCACTCACCATAAAAAAGTAGATCTCATCCTTCACTTCTCTCCTCCGTCCAGTACTTTGCGGACGTGGCGGAGGCCGACTCCTGGCTGGCCGACAGGAAGCCGCTGCTGACCAGCGAGGATCATGGGAAGGACGAGTCGAGCACGGCGGCGTTGCTGCAGCGCCACCTGCGGTTGGAAAAGGAGATGGCGGCGTACGCCTCGGAGATGAAGAGGATGACGGAGCAGGCGAGGAGCGCCGCGCAGCTCACGGCTCGGACCGTACGTACAGACTCAGtctatgttatattatattattattattattattattattgttggtATATTAATGAGCCGACTCAGACCTCGATTATGACTTCATTTCCACACTTTCTACCTTCTGGTGTGTTGTGATATGATctgaaacaacacaaacaatcacATATTGTTACATATTTTGACTGTAAAGATAGAAATATTTGAGGACATGATATTGTcctcatacatatatatatatatatatatatatatatatatatatatatatatcatatcatatatatatatatcacgtATATATGCTCACATGTGGATACAAGCTCCACAATTGGTACAATACTCAGTGGGTGGTGCTCTTTCAAGAAAGTACGTTAGCCATCGCAAAAAACTTCATGTGAGCCGCGAcggccattttcttttttcgcCATAGCCAAATTATGTCTATTTGCACGAAATCTCCTTAACAAAACATTCAACTGCATAAAGGATGATGTCTACCCTGATGTTTAGATGGTCAACGgttacaacaacactgtcggtacacgatccagataatgtcatgatgatgtcatgatgatgtcatgaggatgtcatgatgatgtcatgatgatgtcatgatgatgtcatgatgtagAGGATTTACGGCGCTGCACcatctgttccacagtagcggttggctgttagcctccaccgggaagctaacgacgctagtttagctaaccgctaatttggctaaccgctagctgctagcttgattcagcctaaaataacgttactcaaactaaccGGCGGGAAAAGCAGctccagctaaattaagactttacagtaataataaagacaagtgttgagtgattgtgttttaaatgagcacaagtaacagctgttatatatttaaacgGTTGTTTTAACTTTTGAGGGTCTTGTACATGCTGTCACGGTTGGTTCATACCTGGGTTTAGGGGTCACGGTTGGTTCATACCTGGGTTTAGGGGTCACGGTTGGTTCATACCTGGGTTTAGGGGTTACCTTGGGTTCATACCTGGGTTTAGGGGTTACCATGGGTTCATACCTGGGTTTAGGGGTTACCTTGGGTTCATACCTGGGTTTAGGGGTTACCTTGGATTCATACCTGGGTTTAGGGGTTACCTTGGGTTCATACCTGGGTTTAGGAGTCACGGTGGGTTCATACCTGGGTTTAGGAGTCATGGTGGGCTCATACCTGGGTTTAGGGGTTCATACCTGGGTTCAGGGGTCACGGTTTGGTAGATTGGACTAAAACAGCTGAGAATAATGTTCTCTGAATGAAGTGACGCTGATCCTCTTCCTGTGTAGGCGGAGCCTCAGCAGAATAAGATGATCCACTACAGCGACTCGTCCGGAGACGAGGACGGTCCAGGATCGGTGACATCACCGTCACCTAGAGCTGGGGGCGGGAGGGGCTCTGggagcccccccactcagagtGAAGACAACAGGGCCAAGGTCCGCTTCAGATACAGCAGAGGTACTAAAGGGCTGCTCCGTGGATCAACATCCAGGAAATCATCTGACCTCTctccagactcatctgaccccccccagactcatctgaccccccccccagactcATCCCCACTGTACATAGATCTATTCCATTAAAAAGCAGTTGCAGTAAAAGATGTTGCTGTCCAAGTCGGCTTTTAGTTAGTCAAGAGGTTTATTTGGttgtttcttgtgttttctattttgtatttaactgtttttgtattttaatttgttgtattgcatcagattttattgtgaagcactttgtcattttattttattgtatttgatttcttttaaaatgtggtTCCAGGTCAGTTTCCATGGGACCGTAATGAGATCGTAACCATCGTCCGCACCGAGCCGGATGGAGACCGAGTCCTGGCCCGAGACTCCCGAGGAAACCAGCAGCTGGTCCCCAGCACCTACCTCACCCTCCTGCAAGCCGCCGTAGGAGCAATTATCTGTAACCTGTTAAAATCTGGgttcttaaccctcgtgttgtcttcatgatgccctcatgttgccctcatgttgtcctcatgttgtcctcatgttgccctcatgttgtcctcatgttgtcctcatgatgccctcatgttgtcttcatgttgtcctcatgttgtcctcatgttgtcttcatgttgtcctcatgttgtcttcatgttgtcttcatgttgtcttcatgttgtcttcatgttgtcctcatgttgtcctcatgttgtcctcatgttgtcttcccttcaatTATGAAACATTATCACTTCTTCCATGTTGTGGCtgctttttttggatgttttttccaaagttgtatgatatttctaatgttgacatttgtaGCGCTTATTTTGAACATTTCATGAAtagaaacaccttaaaatgtctcaaatcagtATACCAGTCTGACCCTAGAACAGCGTGACAGTGTGATGTCATCACGTAACAGGTTCTTAgcggctttaaagccgttggatagaaactttcaccagatttattcacatgagtttttttcaccgatcttcagataatttgattgacaagtggatggaaactaaGCTGTTGTCCTAACACTTTTTAGGCTCCTCCCCCCATCCCGCCCGTCTCCACCAATGGCGCGCCAGAGAGCCCGAGCAGGAAGTTGAGTCGTCCGAGGCGCAGCCGCTCGATGCGCCGCGGCACGGCAGAGATCCAGACCGCATGGCTGCCAGACCCCCAGTACCAGAGAGACACTGTGGAGAGCACGCAGGCCGGCCTAGACCGGGACTACAACTCCCTGTACAACCTGGTCAAGGTGAGAGGGGCAgcatgggaaatgtagtttgATATTGCTGGAGTTTGTGGAAagattaaagggtaactttggCTTTTCTCATTAACCTAGAACTCTTAttatcctgtgtttttgtgtcttaagTGACTGTTGGGCAAGATGCGAACAAGCTGTAGATCTTCAATATCTGCAAATTAAAGTGTTTGGGCACTGACAGACAAAGAGATTATTAttgtaagtgtctgacaacattatgaaaggatccctacagagatagaccttttagttaaagagtgagatccttttagtttaacgtgaaacagaaatcaccatcaccaaacccaccagacttcatgtaaataatcactacttttatcatcgtaaaacacacttcattcaaagtggaaATAGAAGTaaatctttccactgttccaacaatcaccactctggtctggttggaataaactcttaattcacccatttacatgtggagatatactgctctatacacgctaaaagtagtgattatttacatggagtctggtggagatatgctgctctatacacgctaaaagtagtgattatttacatggagtctggtggagatatgctgctctatacacgctaaaagtagtgattatttacatggagtctggtggagatatgctgctctatacacgctaaaagtagtgattatttacatggagtctggtggagatatgctgctctatacacgctaaaagtagtgattatttacatggagtctggtggagatatgctgctctatacccgctaaaagtagtgattatttacatgaagtctggtgggtttggtgatggtgatgttgGGGCTGTTTCatattaaactaaaaggatcttcctcttcaactaaaaggtctatctctgtagggatccatcccattaTGCTGTCACACACTTTGAATAATCTccaataataatctgagtctgtcagaggcAACGACAAAACTTTTAGTGGATGCTAAAAACGCATTGCAGCCCGGTTCATTGCTGCCGATTACAGCGTAAAGACTTTTCTtcacatcagtcacttagacacaaatgtGAGAATAAATAAGGTCCATGTTGAAAAATGGCCCTTTAAAATAAAGCCCGAAGGACGTAGTGAAGATGCAGGGAATGCGCAGTACATGGTTTGGTGTGTTTTGCAGTCGAAGACGCAGCGTCTGCAGGAGACGCTGCGTCTGCATCGCTTCTACAGCAGCTGCCAGGAGTTTGAGTCGTGGATGGAGGACAAGGAGAACGTCCTGAACACCTTCAGCACCGACGACCACGCCCTGGGAGGCGTTCAGGCCAAATACGAGGTGAAGACTTCCCTCTGCACCACACATCAACTCATACACTTTAAAGCCTGGTCTGCtgttaaaggaacagttcaacacattatatacacatacatatgtatctatatatgtatatatgtgtgtataatatgtacagtgtgagtgtgtgtgtgcatgtataaatatatatatatacatttatatttatatttgttctttttaaatttgcctgcacactttctttctctatttttcatttattttcattgacatttttgacttttttattttttcttcagaaTTTACCAAACGAACAAGAACaactaacttaaaaaaaacttcttctttttaatttttgtgtaatttttttagAACAACAAATGATCTCTGGactctaaaaaaaatgttcaaagaTATAAATTAAGGATCTGCTGGCATTTTTTTACAGAGGGAAATTTAAGCCATTTTAATCCGAcagtttttcaaagtaaaacacaattttttaaccctcctgtcaTCCTCCTTtaataaatgtctatatctgaaatatgagtttctttttaaccaaattaccataaacatggattccttccaacgctctttcattcctctgatcttaactattagtcacaataattcataatttctgcttttttaactctaatattaggtataattctatataaatgagggttattgaccatggattccataAAGTATAAAACTTgtaaggtggtggtggtggaaactaaagaaaagtctgaaaaagggacaaaaatgtgaagtATTTTTGGtgtaaatgtcaacatttttgtcccttttttgacccgggaggacaacacaagggttaacgtTTAACCTTCTGTTGCAGAACTTCCTGACTGAGTTGGCGAGTGGGCGTGGCCAGTTGGATGACATCATCGGCGTGGCGGAGGAGCTGGTGAGGAGCTGGCACAGCAAGCAGAGGGAGGTCCAGGCCAGACGGAGGAGCGTGTCCAACAGGTAGGGACATGAAACTGAGCCTCCACGTCCAGAGACAACCTACTGAGCTCTGAGTGGATACGACACacgcctttggtgtgggagacccgggttcgattcccactgcgatgCATCAACCGacgtgtccctgagcaaggcacttcacccctagttgctccagaagCGTGTTACCTCTGAAATGTATCGCAATTGTAAGtctctttggataaaagcgtcagctaaatgacattaCATGACATGTAATGTCATAAAATCTACGTAATAGTCTGGATTTTTTTcgctcttattctgaaaaagacaatattcctgTAAGGCAGGGTTTGGGGTTTTAGAAGTTTTCTTTGGACAGGTGAACACTGGTGACATACTAGATcatgattaaattaaattaaattaactaaaactatacaatattaacataataacctataaactgactgaatAACAACATTATGTAACAGGGTATAAGTTATGAGAGGGAGATGTTAGGACCACAGTCCAGATTGTGTATGAAGGCTGATACAACCAATAAGACAGTTGTACAGCAGACAAGTGAcatgattgggggggggggggggggggggggggggggctgagagagagacaggctcaTGCTGAAAAGTCcatttgtccccccccccccccccccttgcatgTTGTCTTGAAGCAGCATGGCCCTGGGCCTGTTGAACATAAACTCACAATctagtttccatccacttgtcaatcaaactATCTGAAGTTATTGTCCCTCAGGCATCACTGAGacaacttgtcttttattgcCCCCCccggcaccgctgcgagactctttttttgagacatgtctctgtgtctgagcgtcttccattgtctccgcaggacgtcccacggctcgTCCTAACCtctgtcggccatttccttcaccAGTTCCTGAAAAATTAAAtccagaaagtctctcgtctcctcgtccgtccacgtCCATCCGTctttgttgccccccccccccatgtgtgagacagagaggaaataatgtgggaaatgaactacaacttcttcttctgtgttttgtggcgggttgcaaccataaaatgattTTCAGAAAATAATTTTTCCAACATCATCATTTATCACATAAACCGTATATCAGGGCGGTAGCCAAGACCACCTTAGActagtccaagaccaggactagtcgagtccaagtcaagaccgagtccaaagaggtttgagtccgagtcaagaccgagtccaggacggaataaaggtcttatgcatgacagtatcaagacaaccattttgggtttcacctggactcggtccagaccagaagccatattgggcaagaccagcggccgagaccgagacaagtccgagtccaaatactagcgagtccaagacaagtccgagactatagaaaaacggtctagagtccggactcgagtccaaaaCCGGACTTGAGTCCTACAGCCCTgccgtatatcgatcaagaGAAAATGAGACCTTTTCCTTTGAggtgatattcatgaaattccatcaaatttgactgtttccagaaggaatttttcattcaatatcactgaATCCAGATGAAAACACGTGGATGTAAACATGCTTGTGGTCTTTGGGGTCTGCAGGTGGGACCGGATCCAGCGGCTGAAGGAGGAGAAAGGCCAGGAGCTGCTGAGCACGGCGGACGTGGAGTCCTTCCTGCAGAGCTGCGCCGAGGCCAGAGCTCAGCTGCTCGGCCTGGacgggggggacgggggggacaGGGGGGACGCCGGGGACGGGGGCTGCAGCTCCTTCACCCTGCAGGCCCGGGAGAAGATCCAGACTCAGACGCTCCGGGACATCCAGACCCTGGAGGGCAAGATCGCCTACCTGAAGGATGTAGCCCGGATGTAAGATCCTGATCTAGAACAGAGAAACATCCTTGATTG is from Etheostoma spectabile isolate EspeVRDwgs_2016 unplaced genomic scaffold, UIUC_Espe_1.0 scaffold00009461, whole genome shotgun sequence and encodes:
- the LOC116679124 gene encoding spectrin beta chain, non-erythrocytic 5, with product RSQLEAQLKLFEFFYDCEEVEAWLYERWLGLQTAGLGRDLTHIQLAQHRHKTQGTVHIQLAQHRHKALEAELQAQESLYQGVLGRGQDLLSNQSPPSQRAIQKWIRTLKKQWSHLTEETVVHRDRLHAAAAIKQYFADVAEADSWLADRKPLLTSEDHGKDESSTAALLQRHLRLEKEMAAYASEMKRMTEQARSAAQLTARTAEPQQNKMIHYSDSSGDEDGPGSVTSPSPRAGGGRGSGSPPTQSEDNRAKVRFRYSRGQFPWDRNEIVTIVRTEPDGDRVLARDSRGNQQLVPSTYLTLLQAAAPPPIPPVSTNGAPESPSRKLSRPRRSRSMRRGTAEIQTAWLPDPQYQRDTVESTQAGLDRDYNSLYNLVKSKTQRLQETLRLHRFYSSCQEFESWMEDKENVLNTFSTDDHALGGVQAKYENFLTELASGRGQLDDIIGVAEELVRSWHSKQREVQARRRSVSNRWDRIQRLKEEKGQELLSTADVESFLQSCAEARAQLLGLDGGDGGDRGDAGDGGCSSFTLQAREKIQTQTLRDIQTLEGKIAYLKDVARMKQDCSPAERAAIGDEVQGLEALLHQVKRQAADRQRLLEDARRLQSFQHRAKELQRWAGSVQERLLQEETAADVAAAVALLGQHQELRLEMEEHRSRWKDLEKSGKCLLQGSSNGKTGGVDIQQTLDHLNADWSELDRLWTSRKECLEQGVQLQRLNQEGDRIEAALSGHGARLRVQDVGDSVDSVHSLLGRQEELEGLLKALDQRVDQFTQRSQELINQQHFAAKHIRQRSRSLRRTSRTLEDSSRQRRSLLLDSKKYQEFQRDADELLLWMEEKFKVAEDESYRDPTNILRKLKRHEAAEKEMQANQVWLDTLVQLGQDMLAEEHYNSQSISRKSTQLSSRWRRLQDKMADRGDKLRQAGQQEQLMELLQDARLKIEAIQWMLNNAAKGHDLRSSRQLLKEHQQLEQEAKELAEKINSIVSRAQNLASNHFDSQRILQETGTYLTLFKSLQKPLDRRRAQLEASVLLFGFYHDVDLELSWISEHSPASGSTGYDRSLAGAISLMQKHKELQAEVVAHRKHLNHVLEKGRGLATSSQSDAEEVLQR